The window CACCATATTAAGGGGAGAGAAATACCACAGGTGAGTGGTTAAACTGCTTCCACGCTGGTTATTTCAGGTATCTGCTGTTTCAGAACCCTTTCAACACCGGCCTTGAGAGTCATCTGTGACATGGGGCAGCCATGACAGGCCCCGGTGAGGCGAACCTTGACAACGCCGT of the Deltaproteobacteria bacterium genome contains:
- a CDS encoding NifU family protein, whose translation is MRDRVEQALTKIRPALQRDGGDIELVDVEENGVVKVRLTGACHGCPMSQMTLKAGVERVLKQQIPEITSVEAV